The following nucleotide sequence is from Myxosarcina sp. GI1.
TGCCATGCAGCTACTCGAAAAAGTGGGTATTCTCGAACAGGCGCACAAATTTCCAGGGCAACTATCGGGAGGACAACAACAGCGTGTGGCGATCGCTCGTGCTTTGGCGATGCAGCCTAAAATTATGTTATTTGACGAACCAACTTCAGCCCTAGATCCCGAAATGGTTAGGGAAGTGTTGGATACGATGAGAAGTTTGGCAGAGTCGGGAATGACAATGGTCTGTGTAACTCATGAAGTAGGTTTTGCTAAAGAAGTAGCCGATCGTCTGGTCTTTATGGATGATGGAACTATTGTAGAAATTGCAACTCCAGAAGAGTTTTTTAATAATCCCAAAGAAGAAAGAAGCAAGCAGTTTTTATCCCAAATATTATAATTTTTTAGTAGCGATTGCGATTGATATTCTTTCTTAGCCCAAGTTACGGTTTTGTCCAAGCAAAAATCCCCACATATAAATGTAGTAAAACCCCTATCACATAAAGAATAGAGCTGATTTTATAATATAAATAATCAAACAAAAAGCTTCAATTTTTTATCTTTCATGAAAATACAGTCATCGGTAATCGTACCACTAGGTTTTGGTAAGTACGTACGCTCCGATCGCGTCACCGCCTTGGTACCTATAGAAGCAGAAAGAGGACCTGGCAAACGCACCTTCGTACATCTAGAAGGCGAAACCGATCCTTTGGTAGCATCGAGATCGGAAGCGACAATACTAAGAGATCTGGTACAAGAACCACAGGAAGTTACTCAGGCTCGTCAGCAGCAAGAAATCTTGCAGGATCTACTTAGCGATCTAACTCAGGTAAATGAAACAGTTCGTCGTATTAGCCGCGACCAAGGTGGTTTGGACTTAGACCGCCTCGAACGTCGCATTCGTCAAGTTGTAGAAGAAGAATAGATTCAGGACGAGGCTTGAACCTAAAGCCTATGAATAGCGGCTTCAGCTACTCTAGTAGCTGAAGTTTTACCAGTCGCCACCAACACCAGCTACCAGCAATTAAAATCCAACCTCCAGCGATCGCCATTTCTACAGCTAGTGAATTTGACGCAATGGCACTAAGAGTAGTGCTAACAATGGCAAAACTCAAACGAAAGGCAAAGCTATTTAGAGAAAGCACCGTTGCTCTTACCGAAGAAACTGTTTGCCGATTGATTACGTTGAGGATTAACGGCGAAACCATACCTCTCACCATATAAACCACAACGATAAATAATATTCCCCAATAAGTGTATGCAGTTGCTAACAACAAGTAGGAACTAGCTAGCAGCAAAACCAACCCTAATAAAGCTCTCTTAATTCCTAAAACCCTCTCTACTCTATCCGCAAACACAGAAGCTAAACTCATCAATAGATGAAACACTGCCCAAACTATGCCAAAAGCTCTAACGGGTAAATTTATTTGTTCTAAATAGGCTTGAGACAGCCAAACCATTAAAAAGCTGGCGGTAGAAAAAGTCGCACTTAACAAAATCAACCATCTTAAAGGGGGACGCTCTAAAGTTTCTAAAATAATTTGCTTTAAAGCTATCTTTGGTTCGTCGATAGAGTCGTGACGTTCTGGTTCGACCAAAGTTATCGCTAAGAAAAAGTAGATAATCAAACAAGCAGTCTGCAAGAAAAAAGGATAGGCTAAATTAGTCTCGGCGATCGCCGCACCGATAATTCCAGATACAGCCTCGCTAACTCCTGCTACGGCTACCAATCTTCCTGCAAAAGCAGGGTAAAAGTTTTCTCGCTTTAACTCTACTAATGAGTCATAGGCGATCGCCGTATCCGCACCACTAATTAAGCTTCCCGCTACACCTGCTAAAACTTCCGCCAGGGCAAACCAGTAAAACGAGTTACAAAACCCATAAATCAGCCAGCCAACAATCCAAACTCCGCTACCAGCTACCAAACAGGCTTTACGACCAAAAATATCGGCAATATATCCCGATGGTACTTCTAGAACCAAAATAGATATCGAGAGTATAGTTTTTAGCAGCAGAGTTTGTTCGATATTTAGTCCGTGACTCTGATAGAACAGAACGATAGTAGGAATAGGAAACCAAGCAAAAGCCAGTCCATTGAGAACGTAAAGCTTGACAAGGTTAGATTTTAGATTGGTTTTTAAAAATTGCGATCGCACTTAATATCGATTCTCATTCATAAATTAACTGCTACTACCAGAACTAAAAATCATTTTTAAAGCAATCAACAATAACGCTACACCAAAA
It contains:
- a CDS encoding MFS transporter, coding for MRSQFLKTNLKSNLVKLYVLNGLAFAWFPIPTIVLFYQSHGLNIEQTLLLKTILSISILVLEVPSGYIADIFGRKACLVAGSGVWIVGWLIYGFCNSFYWFALAEVLAGVAGSLISGADTAIAYDSLVELKRENFYPAFAGRLVAVAGVSEAVSGIIGAAIAETNLAYPFFLQTACLIIYFFLAITLVEPERHDSIDEPKIALKQIILETLERPPLRWLILLSATFSTASFLMVWLSQAYLEQINLPVRAFGIVWAVFHLLMSLASVFADRVERVLGIKRALLGLVLLLASSYLLLATAYTYWGILFIVVVYMVRGMVSPLILNVINRQTVSSVRATVLSLNSFAFRLSFAIVSTTLSAIASNSLAVEMAIAGGWILIAGSWCWWRLVKLQLLE